From one Triticum urartu cultivar G1812 chromosome 3, Tu2.1, whole genome shotgun sequence genomic stretch:
- the LOC125546358 gene encoding metallothionein-like protein 2C codes for MSCCGGNCGCGTACKCGNGCGGCNMYPEAEAAGATLLVSATATHKASSGGMEMAAENGGCGCTQCKCGTSCGCSCCSC; via the exons ATGTCTTGCTGCGGAGGAAACTGCGGCTGCGGCACCGCCTGCAAGTGCGGCAACGGCTGCGGCGGCTGCAACATGTACCCGGAGGCCGAGGCCGCCGGCGCCACCCTCCTCGTCTCCGCCACCGCCACCCACAAGGC GAGCTCCGGCGGCATGGAGATGGCGGCCGAGAACGGCGGCTGCGGCTGCACCCAGTGCAAGTGCGGCACCAGCTGCGGCTGCTCCTGCTGCAGCTGCTAG